The following nucleotide sequence is from Eremothecium cymbalariae DBVPG#7215 chromosome 6, complete sequence.
TTTCTAGTCCTACGTGGGCGAACCATTATGCTTTGAGTAAGACGCAGGGGTTGGAAACGGCGACTTACCCATATTGGGATAGTATTACTAAGTCGATTGACATTGAGGGGTTTTTGAAGGCGATCAATGATGCGCCCAGCGGTtcagtttttgttttgcaTGCGTGTGCGCATAACCCTACTGGTATGGATCCTACTGCAGAACAGTGGGATATGATCTTGGACGCTATCGCGTCCAAGGGCCATGTCGCATTATTTGATGTTGCGTACCAAGGGTTTGCAACGGGTGACTTGGATAGGGATGCATTTGCAGTGCGTCTAGggttgaagaaattggcCCACAACACCCCGGTTTTGATATGCCAGTCGTTTGCCAAAAATGTAGGGATATATGGGGAGAGAGTCGGTGTGTTCCACATTGTGGTACCAAGGCAGGACCCTGCGGATGTGGCTAAGCTCAAGATGGCGCTATTGTCCCAGTTGAACTTAATAACCCGTTCCGAGGTTTCCAACCCTCCAGCATACGGTGCCAAGGTCGTTGCCAAAGTGCTAAACACCCCAGAATTGACTAAACAGTGGCACCAAGACATGCTCACTATGTCAAACAGAATTAAGAAGATGAGACATGTTCTGCATGACAAGTTGGTGGAATTCCAAACACCTGGTAACTGGGACCACATTATTAGACAATGTGGCATGTTCTCCTTCACAGGCTTAACAAAAGAAATGGTGGAACGTATGGAGAAAGAACATGCAGTATACCTCGTATCTAGCGGCAGGATTTCCATTGCAGGCTTAAACGATAAGAATGTAGAGCATGTTGCCAAAGCGATTGACAGTGTTGTCCGCCATTTTGCTTCGTCTAAGCTCTAACCTCCCCCTCTCTGGCCGACGCCCTGGGATACATATGTCTGGTATTTGTAGTCAATACTTATATGGGATAGTATAGACTCCCGACAAAAAGTTCATTATTTTAACTCTTCTGTACATTTTGATATTTGCCGCTTTGTTGTGAAGAAACCTCTTGCGTATTGAGCGGTGAACACATAAGTTTTAGACAAGCAAATTTATGCCTCtataatacatatagaCTACAAAAAGGGGTGATCTGGACTGGATTACACTCCATCAGATGGTGTTGCACGGACTCCTTGATCTATCCATAGCCTAGTTATCACTGCCTATGTAGTTTTAGTCATTTTGCGGTGACTCCGGGTAACAGGTTAGCAATCCTAGTG
It contains:
- the AAT2 gene encoding aspartate transaminase AAT2 (similar to Ashbya gossypii AFR211C), with the translated sequence MVLDQFHSLAVLPADAVFDVRLRYMKDDRGCKVDLGIGAYRDNNGKPWVLPSVKLAEDRVRSDENYDHEYLGISGFQPLTTAAVRVLLGEGSQALDEDRVVSVQSLSGTGALHLAMRLLLATLPKSLVYFSSPTWANHYALSKTQGLETATYPYWDSITKSIDIEGFLKAINDAPSGSVFVLHACAHNPTGMDPTAEQWDMILDAIASKGHVALFDVAYQGFATGDLDRDAFAVRLGLKKLAHNTPVLICQSFAKNVGIYGERVGVFHIVVPRQDPADVAKLKMALLSQLNLITRSEVSNPPAYGAKVVAKVLNTPELTKQWHQDMLTMSNRIKKMRHVLHDKLVEFQTPGNWDHIIRQCGMFSFTGLTKEMVERMEKEHAVYLVSSGRISIAGLNDKNVEHVAKAIDSVVRHFASSKL